The sequence below is a genomic window from Cygnus atratus isolate AKBS03 ecotype Queensland, Australia chromosome 4, CAtr_DNAZoo_HiC_assembly, whole genome shotgun sequence.
AACAGAGATGTACATATTCAGTACTGTTTGTTTCATGTTCCATGGCAATGGTAGGGCTTCAGAAAGCATATTTTGATGTAAATTCTCCGTTTTTTTCTCAGAATGTAATTTTATTAGCATTCTGTGCATGatggtgctgaaaaaaaaatgaaagaacaactGACACGGGAGTATTGAACcacttggatttattttcaattgTAAACTACAAAGGGATTGTCAAGAGCTAATCAGTGATATGATGACAGGAGGAAAGAGTACAGAAAAACACTAAATTCAGCTAAATGTATTTAGAAAAGTATCGAAAATCACACATGGCTTCCAAATATCACCGTTACTAGCAGGGAAGATCACAATATCAAATCACTGGAAAGCCTTAAGTGgctctttttcatttattaacaTGACTATCCACAGGAAAGCTAGTTTTTGTtaggcagaaaaataagaaagataaatttCTTAGCAGGAAGAAACACTGACCTATATCCTTTGTGTAAATACACTGAAACAAGAACTACTAAATTGTCCTATGATTTCAAAGCTGCTTTCAAGTTTTCCCAAAAcatctcctgctgctcttcttcaTGAGGCCACTCCAGGTAGGTCTTTGTGTTCATTATCTTCCGCAGTTTGCAGAACCTCTTGGGAATAGCTTGGCTCTGGATGGGCTCCAGGAGGATGAGAATCGCCGCATCGTTGTTCTCATCAAAGAGGCGGAAGTGCGAGAAGTCCAGCTCGTACTTGCACCACTCGCTCTGCACAAAGTGCTCCGACAGCACAAAGAGCGTTTTGTGGCTCTTCTCGATGGAGTCGATGATGTTATCCACAATCCACTTCCCGGGCACAAAGTCCCGCTTATGGAGGCACAGCCTAAAGGGGGGACAcgcctgctccagctcctgcaccaTGACGTTTTCCACCCAGTTGGAGTCGTTCTCGCTGTAGGAGACAAAAGCATCGTAGCAGATGTCCTTTGGGGGGGCTCGCTTGGGCTTCCGCTTAGCTTGGAGCCACGCCCACGTCATTCTCATGTACCAGACTGCATGGTACTTGTACCCAATGGCCACCAGGATGAGGATGACCAGGAAAACCACAGCGCAGATCAAGGACACCACCAGGGACCGGTGACACTCCATCAGTGAGAGCTGCACGGCTCCAACCTGCACCCCCCTCACCGCCAGGGGAGAGTCGCAGATGTAGCTTTCTGGCCACCCCACGAGCACCTGGCCTATCCCTGCCTGGTGCTGAATGAAGGAGAGGAATTCACAGGAGCAGATAAAGTTATTGGCGCTGGCATCCAGCAGCTCCATTTTCCTGAAGGACTCCAACTCTTCCTTGGAGAAGCTGTTGAGCTTGTTTCTTCTGATTGACATGGCCACCAAGTTAGGAATGCTTGCCGCATCAGGCAAGGCCTTCAGCTGGTTTTTTGCAAGGTACAGCTCTTTGAGAAACGGCAGATGCAGACTAAACTCCTTCAGGTTATTTGCACTGATGTCCAACACTTCGAGAGTTGAGGGAATGCAAGCCGTTAATTTGGGAATTTGAGTACTGGAGagattcaaatatttcaaatttgctGGCCACTCACACACATCTGGAATCTCACCAAAATTGTTTTGGCTAATGTCAAGATTATTCAGTTTGGGTAGATTAGTTACATATTTTGCAGTCTGGTTTAgggattttaaagaatttttactTAGATTTAAAGTTTGCAATGAAGGCCAAGCACCTTTACAGATTGTCTCACTTAAGCGATTATTTACAAGCAAATTATCATGAAAGTCAAGATACAAAAGTGATAAAAAATTTCTTGCAAGTCTGCATGGTACCATGAAAACTTTAGAGCTTGCAATGCTGAGTCTTTTCAGTTTACTTATTTGTGACTCCAAACCTTCGAGGtcaaaaaacagataaaaatgcagaatagtCATATTTGTTACTGATACTGTTTCAACAGAACCTGGTCCACTTCTTTCAATTTCTGTAGtattccattttcctttcccctcaaGCACACAATCTATTGCCTCTACCTCTCGCAAAGATGTGATTTCTTTCAATAACACCATTATTTGGCTGGCATATTTATCTGAGAATGAAGCTCTGCTAAAAGTCATTTTTTGTATCATTAAAGGAAGTGTAGAATTCTGCaccagtttttcattttctatgtcCAATGTAATTTCTCTAATTTCTAACCAAATGGCAGAGTGCAGAAGGTCCCGAACAATTGCTGAGAACAGATCTACCCTTCTTATGCTTATGATCATGTGACTTATCTTCTTAATTGATTTCAGACTTCCAGGCTCATACAGACTGAGATTGCTGCCCTCGATCCACAGCTGGTTGAGAAGCGTAATGCCCTCAAAGTTTCCTTGCCTTATTGTGGAGAACCGTGGGTTGCCCAGGTGGAGAGAGCTCAAGTTTCTCAGGCTAGAAAAGGGAGAACTTTCCCCCAGGTCGCTATAGCAATTGCCATGAAtgtggaggtgctggagtgaAAACAGGGGCTCAAACCACCCTGGGGACAAGTGAGCCAGGCTGTTATTTGACAAGTCCAAGAGCTCCAGTTTCCCCAGGGAGACAAACGAGTCCTCGTCTATGGAGCTGATTTTGTtggactgcagcagcagggttCTCAGGttcacagcctgctgcagaTCGTGTGCTCGGATGTACTTTATCCTGTTGCGGGCCAAGTCTAACACTGTGATTTTGTCCGTGAGCCCCGAGGGAATGAAGTCCAAGCCCATGGAAGAGCAGTTGCAAAACTGTGTGGCATCGCATGAAGGACAGGCCTGCTTCAGGGCTTGTTCCTCAGAGAGACTGACAGCCAAGACCATGTACATGGCCCACACTTGCCAGGTATGtgtagctgttgttttttgttttggttggttgaaCATTTTGCTGtaggaaacagaaaggagagaagacagTATCAATTTTGGGTTTGGACAGCAACTGGCAACAATTAGAATCCTGTGCAGTTTTATTAGCAAATCCATATTCAAATTTTATCTTGTATGAGATATCATGCAACATCTGTCCTATTTGAGCTGCTGAAGCCTGGAAACACAGCATACTTATCTCTGAGGTACAGCCATATAGTGTCCCAACAGCCATAAAGGATGACTCTTAAAGTCCTGCCTTCTCATACACCCATCTGCTACAGCTCCTGTCTCCTAAGCCTTCAGCATTATGCCTCCTCTTTGGAATGAAGTTACGACTGGATGTTTCAACCTAAGAAGGGGAAGACTGTTAGATACACTCACACCCTTCGCAGCATTAAACGGTCCGTCGAGTACAGCTACCAGGAAGTCAGAAACCAAAAATTAGAACAGGCTTATGACCACCTAAGTGGTACACACTGGCCCTTTCGGCCCTAAGAACAGGCTGCGGCTTCCTACGCTGCAAACCTCTGCGGAAGAGACCCTGGGGTCTCCCACAGCAGAGCCTCAGGGCTTCTAAAAAGCAAAGCCGAGTACACTTCTGGCACGCCCTTTTAAACACTCTGCAAGCAATTTACATTCTTTATCAGAAAGGCTGAACAAGCTGATATCCAACCCAACAAAACTATCACCCTTTTCTGTAAATCAGTGCTGGGAGTAGACGAGAATTAGACATTACCGTCACCCTATAAACTGAACGTAATTAGAACaatactgattttaatttacagaagGGCTGTGTTTCCTGCCATCAGTGCCAAAGAACATTTCACCGTTGGCTACACCAGCAAATAAGTCACTTATTAAAGCTCACAAGCTGCTCTAAATGGTTTCAGTACTGACAAACAGCATCACCCAATGCTGAATACACAAAGAGTAAATACTTACCTTGTGTACTGCACATTGCATTTCTCTCTTCGTGTACCGATCTTGTACAGACCAAGTAGTCACCTCATACCTGTAATTGCAGAAAGAGCTGGAAACCCTTCGGCAGGTCTGGagctagaaaatatttcagcctgTGCTCCTCAAACAAAACCTTATTGACAGCTTCCCAATCTCCACTAACTACTCAGGCAATGAAGCATATTGCTGTGCATGGCTATTCTTTAGTGGCTGCTCTCCTAAGGAAATCACGGCTTCTGAAGAGTCAAGATTGTCCACCATGCGTGACACTGACCTTCCGGCTCACAGTCTTGCAGTGTTGTACATTTTTGTACCCTCTGCTCTGCAAGCTGAAATTCAGCAGCAGATCTCTCTCCTTCCGACAGTCAGCTCCCATTGCTCAGAAGGTGATGCAACCATTTAGCGCAAGTCATTCTTTCCCAATTGCTTCCTGAGGCATTAAGGGCAGAAATAGTTTCAAGGCAGAACGACATTCTGCTCCCTACCTCTCTACTTTTGGTATTTATTGCTTGGTATGTGTTGGGGGCTGTTAACTGGACTGAACAATGGAAGATATCAGCACAGCCAAGATGTTTTGTTGTGTGGGTtctaaaaattgtttaaatatatatatatttaattataaataatttggaGTCAAGCTGTTTAGTCAAAAAGAATAATGGAGAAACACACAGCATCACCTCCTTTCCTAGGATGCTGTGGTCATAAGTTATCAACAACTACAAAACGCATAACATTGGAACAATACTTGGTCTCAGAAAGAAGACAGCTTGAAAGAAAGTATCCCACTGTAAACATCCAAGACAATTTTGAAAGGGAAGGCTTGATGATATTTATTTTCGCCTGACTGAATGGAAACGCACATCTGGTCAAATGACCAAGCAGGCTGCAAGTATGAAGGGGTAGGAAGACTTCTTACCAGCACTGAGAGGGAG
It includes:
- the LOC118249208 gene encoding toll-like receptor 2 type-1 — its product is MFNQPKQKTTATHTWQVWAMYMVLAVSLSEEQALKQACPSCDATQFCNCSSMGLDFIPSGLTDKITVLDLARNRIKYIRAHDLQQAVNLRTLLLQSNKISSIDEDSFVSLGKLELLDLSNNSLAHLSPGWFEPLFSLQHLHIHGNCYSDLGESSPFSSLRNLSSLHLGNPRFSTIRQGNFEGITLLNQLWIEGSNLSLYEPGSLKSIKKISHMIISIRRVDLFSAIVRDLLHSAIWLEIREITLDIENEKLVQNSTLPLMIQKMTFSRASFSDKYASQIMVLLKEITSLREVEAIDCVLEGKGKWNTTEIERSGPGSVETVSVTNMTILHFYLFFDLEGLESQISKLKRLSIASSKVFMVPCRLARNFLSLLYLDFHDNLLVNNRLSETICKGAWPSLQTLNLSKNSLKSLNQTAKYVTNLPKLNNLDISQNNFGEIPDVCEWPANLKYLNLSSTQIPKLTACIPSTLEVLDISANNLKEFSLHLPFLKELYLAKNQLKALPDAASIPNLVAMSIRRNKLNSFSKEELESFRKMELLDASANNFICSCEFLSFIQHQAGIGQVLVGWPESYICDSPLAVRGVQVGAVQLSLMECHRSLVVSLICAVVFLVILILVAIGYKYHAVWYMRMTWAWLQAKRKPKRAPPKDICYDAFVSYSENDSNWVENVMVQELEQACPPFRLCLHKRDFVPGKWIVDNIIDSIEKSHKTLFVLSEHFVQSEWCKYELDFSHFRLFDENNDAAILILLEPIQSQAIPKRFCKLRKIMNTKTYLEWPHEEEQQEMFWENLKAALKS